One Bacillus amyloliquefaciens DSM 7 = ATCC 23350 DNA window includes the following coding sequences:
- a CDS encoding PTS sugar transporter subunit IIB, with protein MKRILLACSSGMSTSLLVTKMQDYARSIGEEAEIWAVGQDKAKEAMKDADVVLIGPQMSFLKGELQKEAEPLHITVDVIDMMAYGMGDGKKAY; from the coding sequence ATGAAAAGAATTTTATTAGCCTGCAGCTCAGGCATGTCCACCAGCCTGCTTGTCACGAAAATGCAGGATTACGCCCGCTCCATCGGTGAGGAAGCCGAGATTTGGGCAGTCGGACAGGATAAAGCAAAAGAAGCGATGAAAGACGCAGACGTCGTGCTGATCGGCCCTCAGATGAGCTTTTTAAAAGGTGAGCTTCAAAAAGAGGCGGAGCCGCTTCACATCACCGTTGATGTGATTGATATGATGGCATACGGCATGGGAGACGGCAAAAAAGCATATTAA
- a CDS encoding PTS lactose/cellobiose transporter subunit IIA: METYTDEQISFQLILHSGNARSCIIQSIRAYKDGRIDESDTFLTKAEEELGKAHDIHFQMIQKEASGAKTDVSLLFMHAEDHLMSALSMKEIVKEMLDLFQSKNL; the protein is encoded by the coding sequence ATGGAAACATACACAGATGAACAGATCAGTTTTCAGCTGATTCTTCACAGCGGCAATGCCCGCAGCTGTATTATTCAATCGATACGAGCTTATAAAGACGGCCGGATAGACGAGTCAGACACCTTTCTGACAAAGGCTGAAGAAGAGCTGGGAAAAGCGCATGACATCCATTTTCAGATGATTCAAAAAGAAGCCAGCGGCGCCAAAACGGATGTCTCTCTGCTTTTCATGCATGCAGAAGATCACTTAATGTCAGCGCTCTCAATGAAAGAGATCGTCAAAGAAATGCTCGACTTATTTCAATCAAAGAATTTATAA
- the celB gene encoding PTS cellobiose transporter subunit IIC, with translation MFEKISQFLVPIAGKLNNNRYLQVLRDAFMLAFPLTIFGSVFVVLTNLPFLNKIMSSSALSVFQSGFGGASTATMGIMSIFVVFGIGYYLSKSYDVEAVFGGAIALVSFLLLTPFVLEPETGKAVAGVIPVDRLGAKGMFLGMITAFLSGEIYRRIVQRNLTIKMPAGVPPAVAKSFAALIPAFITLTVFLLINAAVTQIFHTNLHDVIYHTVQAPLVGLGSGIIPTLIAVFFIQILWFFGLHGQIIINSVMDPIWNTLQVENLAAYTAGKEVPHIISKPFMEIYTVGMGGTGMTLAIVIAILLFMKSKQMKQISKLGLAPGIFNVNEPVIFGLPIVMNPIIIIPWVIAPMAVTLVTYLAMSAGLVPPPTGVTVPWTVPLFINGIMATNSVMGGIMQLVNLCIVFVIWFPFLKALDKLNMAKEKEAEAQQQVRDDSVSM, from the coding sequence GTGTTTGAGAAAATCAGCCAATTCCTTGTTCCGATCGCGGGCAAATTAAACAATAACCGCTACTTGCAAGTCTTACGGGATGCTTTTATGCTGGCGTTTCCGCTGACCATTTTCGGTTCAGTGTTCGTCGTGCTGACGAACCTGCCGTTTTTAAACAAAATCATGAGCAGTTCCGCCCTGTCTGTCTTTCAATCCGGGTTTGGCGGGGCTTCAACGGCGACGATGGGGATTATGTCCATTTTTGTCGTCTTCGGGATCGGCTATTACCTTTCCAAAAGCTACGATGTGGAGGCCGTATTCGGCGGAGCGATCGCTTTGGTTTCTTTTCTGCTGCTCACTCCTTTTGTATTAGAGCCGGAAACGGGCAAAGCGGTTGCAGGCGTCATTCCGGTTGACCGTCTTGGAGCAAAAGGGATGTTTCTCGGCATGATTACCGCGTTTTTGTCAGGTGAAATCTACAGAAGAATCGTCCAGAGAAACTTGACGATTAAGATGCCTGCCGGTGTTCCCCCGGCTGTTGCTAAATCGTTCGCCGCATTGATTCCGGCTTTTATCACGCTTACCGTTTTCCTCTTGATCAATGCGGCTGTCACCCAGATCTTTCACACCAATCTGCATGATGTCATTTATCACACGGTTCAAGCCCCGCTTGTCGGACTTGGAAGCGGCATCATTCCTACATTAATCGCTGTTTTCTTTATTCAGATTTTATGGTTTTTCGGTCTTCACGGACAAATCATCATCAACTCCGTGATGGACCCGATCTGGAATACATTACAGGTCGAGAATTTAGCTGCCTATACAGCGGGGAAAGAGGTTCCCCACATTATTTCTAAACCGTTTATGGAGATTTACACCGTCGGAATGGGCGGCACCGGAATGACATTGGCCATAGTGATCGCCATCTTGCTTTTTATGAAAAGCAAACAGATGAAACAGATATCCAAACTCGGTCTCGCGCCAGGCATTTTTAACGTCAATGAGCCGGTTATTTTCGGTTTGCCGATCGTAATGAACCCGATCATTATCATTCCGTGGGTGATCGCACCGATGGCTGTCACGCTTGTCACCTACCTGGCCATGTCGGCGGGGCTCGTGCCCCCTCCTACCGGCGTGACCGTACCTTGGACCGTCCCCCTTTTCATTAACGGGATTATGGCGACCAATTCCGTCATGGGCGGCATTATGCAGCTGGTCAACCTCTGCATTGTCTTTGTCATCTGGTTCCCGTTTCTTAAAGCGCTGGACAAATTAAACATGGCAAAGGAAAAAGAAGCCGAAGCTCAGCAGCAAGTCCGCGATGACAGCGTGAGTATGTAA
- a CDS encoding glycoside hydrolase family 1 protein, which translates to MTESVVQYRFPEGFWWGSSASATQTEGAADRDGKSQNIWDYWYEREPSRFFNGVGPGDTSRFYDKYKEDIRLMKEIGHNSFRLSISWSRLIPDGTGEINQKAAAFYQNVIDEMLAHHIEPFVNLFHFDMPLALQRSGGWVSRNTVDAFEHYAKTCFSLFGGKVKKWFTHNEPIVPIEGGYLYDFHYPNHVNFQEAVQAGFHTLLSNARAVKAYRELKQDGQIGIILNLTPSYPRSSHPEDLKAARIADAFFNRSFLDPAVKGEFPSELVEILKAEGFLPRYEKDDLRLIQEHTIDLLGVNYYQPRRVKAKEHVPNPHAPFLPERFFDPYVMPGRKMNPHRGWEIYEKGIYDILTNLREHYGNIECFISENGMGVEGEERFRDEDGIIQDDYRIEFIKEHLKWVHRAIGEGSNVKGYHLWTFMDNWSWTNAYKNRYGFVSVNLENGGGRTVKKSGRWFKSVSDQNGF; encoded by the coding sequence TTGACTGAATCAGTTGTTCAATACCGTTTTCCGGAAGGATTTTGGTGGGGGTCTTCCGCCTCCGCAACCCAAACCGAGGGAGCCGCCGACAGAGACGGAAAAAGCCAGAACATATGGGATTACTGGTATGAAAGAGAGCCAAGCCGTTTTTTTAACGGAGTCGGCCCCGGCGACACGTCACGTTTTTACGACAAATACAAAGAAGATATCCGGCTGATGAAAGAAATCGGCCACAACTCTTTCCGGCTGTCTATTTCCTGGTCAAGACTGATTCCGGACGGAACAGGTGAGATCAATCAGAAGGCGGCCGCGTTTTACCAGAACGTCATCGATGAAATGCTCGCCCATCACATTGAGCCGTTTGTCAATTTGTTTCATTTTGACATGCCGCTCGCCCTTCAGCGTTCAGGGGGCTGGGTCAGCCGGAACACCGTTGACGCGTTTGAGCATTACGCCAAAACCTGCTTTTCGTTATTCGGCGGCAAGGTAAAAAAATGGTTCACTCACAATGAGCCGATTGTGCCGATTGAAGGCGGCTATTTATATGATTTTCACTATCCGAATCACGTTAATTTTCAAGAAGCAGTGCAGGCAGGTTTCCACACCCTGCTGTCAAATGCAAGAGCTGTTAAAGCCTACAGAGAATTAAAGCAGGACGGGCAAATCGGAATCATTCTGAATCTGACGCCTTCTTATCCGAGAAGCTCTCATCCTGAAGACCTGAAAGCGGCCCGGATTGCCGACGCCTTTTTTAACCGATCATTTTTAGATCCAGCAGTAAAGGGCGAATTTCCTAGTGAGCTTGTTGAGATTCTCAAAGCGGAAGGATTTCTGCCGCGTTATGAGAAGGATGATCTCCGCCTCATTCAGGAGCATACGATCGATCTGCTAGGCGTGAACTACTATCAGCCGAGACGCGTCAAAGCAAAAGAACATGTTCCGAATCCGCATGCCCCTTTCCTGCCTGAGCGTTTCTTCGATCCGTATGTCATGCCCGGCCGGAAAATGAACCCTCATCGCGGGTGGGAAATTTACGAAAAAGGAATCTATGACATTCTCACCAACCTCAGAGAACATTACGGCAATATCGAGTGTTTTATTTCTGAAAACGGCATGGGAGTTGAAGGCGAGGAACGCTTCCGCGATGAAGACGGCATCATTCAGGATGATTACAGGATTGAATTTATTAAAGAACATCTCAAATGGGTGCACCGGGCCATCGGGGAAGGTTCAAATGTAAAAGGCTATCATCTGTGGACTTTCATGGACAACTGGTCTTGGACAAATGCTTATAAAAACCGCTACGGCTTTGTATCTGTCAATCTGGAAAACGGGGGCGGACGGACCGTCAAAAAAAGCGGACGCTGGTTCAAATCCGTTTCCGATCAAAACGGCTTTTAA
- a CDS encoding ROK family protein: MLGGIEAGGTKFVCAAGQKDGTILDRIEFPTGEPDETLRQVIRYFKDFPIEAIGIGSFGPIDIRPDSQTYGCITATPKTAWRNCPFLQTIKNALQIPAGFTTDVNAAALGEASFGAAKNADSCLYLTVGTGIGAGAIMNGRFVQGLSHPEMGHIYVRRHPDDGYKGNCPYHTDCLEGLAAGPAIEKRWGKKAYLLTDLKEVWELEGYYIAEALVQYILILSPEKIILGGGVMKQRQLFSYIRQHVKKRLNQYIDLPDIENCIVPPQLGIHSGAAGSLVLAEQALEAANREAGK; the protein is encoded by the coding sequence ATGCTTGGAGGTATTGAAGCCGGCGGCACGAAATTTGTCTGTGCCGCCGGACAAAAAGACGGCACCATTCTGGACAGAATCGAGTTTCCGACGGGAGAACCGGATGAAACCCTCAGACAGGTCATCCGTTATTTTAAAGATTTCCCGATAGAAGCCATTGGCATCGGGTCGTTCGGGCCGATTGATATCCGTCCCGACAGTCAAACTTACGGGTGCATTACCGCGACGCCGAAGACAGCCTGGCGGAACTGCCCTTTTCTCCAAACGATCAAAAACGCTCTGCAAATTCCCGCAGGCTTCACCACCGACGTCAATGCGGCGGCGCTCGGAGAAGCTTCTTTCGGCGCGGCCAAAAACGCGGACAGCTGCCTCTATTTGACGGTCGGCACGGGCATCGGCGCGGGCGCCATCATGAACGGCAGATTTGTTCAAGGGCTGTCACACCCTGAAATGGGCCATATTTACGTCAGAAGACATCCGGACGACGGCTACAAAGGCAATTGCCCTTACCATACAGATTGTCTGGAAGGTCTCGCGGCAGGCCCCGCCATTGAGAAACGCTGGGGGAAAAAAGCATATCTGCTGACGGATCTCAAAGAGGTATGGGAGCTTGAGGGCTATTATATCGCTGAAGCGCTTGTGCAGTATATCCTCATTCTTTCTCCCGAAAAAATCATTCTCGGCGGGGGCGTCATGAAGCAGCGGCAGTTGTTCTCTTATATCCGTCAGCACGTAAAAAAGCGGCTGAATCAATATATTGATCTGCCCGATATTGAAAACTGCATTGTTCCCCCTCAATTGGGCATTCACTCCGGCGCGGCCGGTTCGCTCGTATTGGCGGAGCAGGCCTTAGAGGCGGCAAACCGGGAGGCGGGAAAATGA
- the manA gene encoding mannose-6-phosphate isomerase, class I, producing MTKLLFLEPVFKERLWGGTKLRDTFGYEIPSERTGECWAISAHPHGASIVRNGPFSGTSLHRLWNEHPELFGHPKEDAFPLLTKILDADMDLSVQVHPNDAYAHRHENGELGKTEFWYVLDCQKDAELILGHRAQTKEDFVRLIERNEWDHLLRRIPIKPGDFFYVPSGTLHALCEGTLVLEIQQSSDATYRLYDYDRTDENGNKRELHLQKAIDVTDIPHTDQNVKSTKHQIGDALITILAETPFFSIYKWNVSGKASFPAPGRYLLASVIKGRGKLDGCSIQKGGHFIVPADFGDFVIEGDCEVIVSHPSSS from the coding sequence ATGACGAAGCTCTTATTTTTAGAACCGGTTTTTAAAGAAAGATTATGGGGCGGGACGAAGCTGCGCGATACATTCGGGTATGAGATTCCTTCTGAACGGACGGGAGAGTGCTGGGCGATTTCAGCTCATCCGCACGGTGCATCCATCGTGCGGAACGGACCTTTTTCCGGAACATCATTACACCGTCTCTGGAATGAACATCCTGAACTGTTCGGACATCCGAAAGAAGACGCTTTCCCCCTGCTCACAAAGATTCTTGATGCTGATATGGACTTATCCGTACAGGTGCACCCGAATGACGCATATGCGCATCGGCATGAAAACGGAGAACTCGGAAAAACGGAATTCTGGTATGTCTTGGACTGCCAAAAAGACGCGGAGCTCATTTTAGGGCACCGCGCCCAAACAAAAGAAGATTTCGTTCGGCTCATTGAACGAAACGAGTGGGATCATCTGCTCCGCCGCATCCCAATTAAGCCCGGCGACTTTTTCTATGTCCCGAGCGGCACGCTGCACGCTTTATGTGAAGGTACGCTCGTTCTTGAAATCCAGCAAAGCTCTGATGCCACCTACCGGCTTTACGACTATGACCGTACCGATGAGAACGGGAATAAACGCGAGCTTCACCTTCAGAAAGCAATTGACGTAACAGACATACCGCATACCGATCAAAATGTAAAAAGCACAAAGCATCAGATCGGAGATGCTCTTATTACGATACTCGCTGAAACACCTTTCTTTTCAATTTATAAATGGAACGTGAGCGGGAAAGCATCATTCCCCGCACCCGGCCGGTATTTACTCGCAAGCGTCATTAAAGGACGCGGAAAACTGGATGGATGCTCCATTCAGAAAGGCGGGCACTTTATTGTGCCGGCGGATTTCGGAGATTTTGTTATAGAAGGAGATTGTGAGGTTATCGTTTCACATCCTTCATCATCTTAA
- a CDS encoding glycosyl hydrolase, with product MLKKFAVCLSIILLLISAARPISAHTVYPVNPNAQQTTKDVMNWLAHLPNRSENRVMSGAFGGYSDVTFSMTEENRLKNATGQSPAIYGCDYGRGWLETSDITDSIDYSCNSSLISYWKSGGLPQVSLHLANPAFPSGHYKTAISNSQYKNILNPSTVEGRRLEALLSKIADGLTQLKNQGVTVLFRPLHEMNGEWFWWGLTGYNQKDTERISLYKELYKKIYRYMTETRGLDNLLWVYSPDANRDFKTDFYPGSSYVDITGLDAYFTDPYAISGYDEMLSLKKPFAFAETGPSGNIGSFDYAVFINAIRQKYPETTYFLTWDEQLSPAANQGAQSLYQNSWTLNKGEMWNGGTLTPIAE from the coding sequence ATGCTCAAAAAGTTCGCAGTCTGTCTGTCTATCATTTTATTACTCATCTCAGCCGCCCGTCCGATATCGGCTCACACCGTTTACCCTGTCAATCCCAATGCCCAGCAGACGACAAAAGACGTCATGAACTGGCTGGCGCATTTGCCCAACCGTTCAGAAAACAGGGTCATGTCCGGTGCATTCGGCGGGTACAGCGATGTCACCTTTTCAATGACGGAGGAAAACCGCTTGAAAAACGCGACGGGACAGTCTCCCGCCATCTACGGCTGTGATTATGGGAGAGGGTGGCTGGAAACATCGGATATCACCGATTCTATCGACTACAGCTGCAACAGCAGCCTCATTTCGTACTGGAAAAGCGGCGGCCTCCCTCAGGTCAGCCTGCATCTCGCAAATCCGGCCTTTCCATCAGGACACTATAAAACGGCCATTTCAAACAGCCAGTATAAAAATATCCTGAACCCTTCAACTGTTGAAGGACGGCGGCTTGAGGCCTTGCTCAGCAAAATCGCCGACGGCCTTACTCAGCTGAAAAATCAAGGCGTCACCGTTCTGTTCAGGCCGCTGCATGAGATGAACGGTGAATGGTTCTGGTGGGGGCTGACAGGCTACAACCAAAAAGACACTGAGAGAATCTCGCTGTACAAAGAGCTTTACAAGAAGATATACCGCTATATGACAGAGACAAGAGGATTGGATAATCTTTTGTGGGTGTATTCGCCTGATGCCAACAGAGACTTCAAAACAGACTTCTACCCAGGCTCATCTTATGTGGATATTACCGGACTGGATGCTTACTTCACCGACCCGTATGCGATATCAGGCTATGATGAAATGCTGTCTCTGAAAAAACCGTTTGCCTTTGCCGAGACCGGTCCGTCCGGTAATATCGGAAGCTTTGATTACGCTGTTTTTATCAATGCGATCAGGCAAAAGTATCCCGAGACAACCTACTTTTTGACATGGGATGAACAATTAAGCCCGGCAGCCAATCAAGGCGCGCAAAGCCTTTATCAAAACAGCTGGACGCTGAACAAGGGCGAAATGTGGAATGGCGGAACCTTGACGCCGATCGCGGAATAA
- the katX gene encoding catalase KatX: MENNNNSDETLSSKTTGKGESEDTLTNRQGHPVTDNQNVRTVGNRGPTTLENYDFLEKISHFDRERIPERVVHARGAGAHGYFEAYGSFGDEEISKYTRAKVFQKKGTKTPAFVRFSTVNHGKHSPETLRDPRGFAVKLYTEDGNWDLVGNNLKIFFIRDPLKFPDLVHAFQPDPVTNIQDGERIFDFISQSPEATHMITFLFSPWGIPANYRQMQGSGVHAYRWVNEEGKAVLVKYHFEPKQGIRNLTQKEAEEIQGKNFNHATQDLYEAIEKGDYPEWEVYAQIMTDDEHPELDFDPLDPTKLWYKDDFPWKPIGKLVLNKNPENYHAEVEQASFGTGVLVDGLDFSDDKLLQGRTFAYSDTQRYRVGANYLQLPINSPKKHVATNQEGGQMQYRVDRAKGQNPHVNYEPSIMGGLKEAKQDGKDHTPHVEGDVKREAIDRTNNFGQAGETYRRFSEFERNELITNLVNTLSSCRKEIQDQMIENFTKADPDYGKRVAEGLKKASESNSGGPIGTTDTAQAAKQAEQESHPSDPY, from the coding sequence ATGGAAAATAACAATAACAGCGATGAGACGCTTTCCAGTAAGACGACCGGTAAAGGCGAGTCAGAAGACACGCTGACAAACCGGCAGGGCCATCCGGTCACTGACAATCAGAATGTCAGGACAGTCGGCAACAGAGGGCCGACAACATTGGAGAATTATGATTTTTTGGAGAAAATCAGCCACTTTGACCGTGAACGGATTCCGGAGCGTGTCGTTCACGCGCGAGGCGCCGGCGCACACGGATACTTCGAGGCATACGGAAGTTTTGGAGACGAGGAGATTTCGAAATACACAAGAGCAAAGGTGTTCCAAAAGAAAGGAACGAAGACACCGGCGTTTGTGCGTTTTTCAACTGTCAATCACGGAAAACATTCGCCGGAAACACTGCGTGACCCGCGGGGATTTGCCGTTAAGCTTTATACGGAAGACGGCAACTGGGATCTGGTCGGCAACAACCTGAAAATCTTTTTTATCCGTGATCCGCTGAAGTTTCCGGATCTTGTTCACGCATTTCAGCCTGATCCCGTTACGAACATTCAGGACGGCGAGCGGATATTCGATTTTATTTCCCAATCACCGGAAGCAACTCATATGATCACGTTCTTGTTCTCACCGTGGGGCATCCCGGCCAACTACCGGCAGATGCAGGGCTCAGGGGTTCACGCGTACAGATGGGTCAATGAAGAAGGAAAAGCCGTGCTCGTCAAATATCACTTTGAACCGAAACAGGGCATCCGCAACCTGACACAAAAGGAAGCGGAAGAGATTCAGGGGAAAAACTTCAACCATGCGACACAGGATTTGTATGAAGCGATTGAAAAAGGCGATTACCCTGAATGGGAAGTGTATGCGCAAATCATGACTGATGACGAGCATCCCGAGCTTGATTTTGATCCGCTTGACCCGACCAAGCTGTGGTATAAAGACGATTTCCCTTGGAAGCCGATCGGTAAATTGGTTCTGAACAAAAACCCGGAAAACTACCACGCCGAGGTGGAACAAGCATCATTCGGAACGGGCGTGCTTGTGGACGGCCTTGATTTTTCAGATGATAAATTGCTTCAGGGGCGTACATTCGCCTATTCAGATACCCAGCGGTACCGCGTCGGCGCAAATTACTTGCAGCTTCCGATCAACTCGCCGAAAAAGCATGTCGCCACCAACCAGGAAGGCGGACAAATGCAGTATCGGGTCGATCGGGCAAAAGGACAAAACCCGCACGTCAACTATGAGCCGTCCATTATGGGCGGACTGAAAGAAGCGAAGCAGGATGGGAAAGACCATACGCCTCATGTCGAAGGCGACGTGAAGCGGGAAGCGATCGACCGGACGAATAACTTCGGTCAGGCCGGAGAAACGTACCGCCGATTTTCGGAATTTGAACGGAACGAATTGATTACAAACTTGGTCAATACGCTGTCTTCTTGCCGAAAAGAAATTCAGGATCAAATGATCGAGAACTTCACAAAAGCAGATCCGGACTACGGAAAACGTGTTGCGGAAGGACTGAAAAAAGCCTCCGAAAGCAACAGCGGCGGGCCGATCGGCACAACGGATACGGCACAGGCCGCAAAGCAGGCTGAACAGGAAAGCCATCCGTCAGATCCGTATTAA
- a CDS encoding choloylglycine hydrolase family protein: MCTSLTLKTADGNHLLARTMDFAFQLGTDVMLYPRQYSWKSEADGRLHKTKYAFIGMGRNLGNILFADGVNEKGLSCATLYFPGFAGYEKAEREGTSHIAPHEFVTWTLSNCESVEDVKEKLGSLTIVEKKLMLLDTVLPLHWILSDRTGGCIVIEPTPEGMKVYDNKPGVMTNSPEFPWHVTNLRHYIGIRPQQSESKTLGGMTLTAFGQGSGTIGLPGDYTPPSRFIRAAYLKEHLEPAAHETEGVTAAFHVLSNVNIPKGAVITEENEIDYTQYTSVMCCDTGNYYFHLYDNRQIHKVSLFHEDLDRPEPKVFAAVAEQNIQELN; this comes from the coding sequence ATGTGTACAAGTCTTACATTGAAAACGGCAGACGGTAACCACTTATTGGCGCGAACGATGGATTTTGCTTTTCAGCTCGGCACGGACGTCATGCTTTACCCTCGTCAGTACAGCTGGAAAAGTGAAGCTGACGGCAGGCTGCATAAGACGAAATACGCATTTATCGGCATGGGGAGAAATCTCGGCAATATTCTGTTTGCCGACGGCGTGAATGAAAAAGGACTGTCGTGTGCGACACTGTATTTTCCGGGCTTTGCGGGATACGAGAAAGCGGAACGGGAGGGCACCTCTCACATCGCTCCTCACGAGTTTGTCACATGGACCTTATCAAACTGTGAATCTGTTGAAGATGTAAAGGAAAAGCTTGGTTCACTGACGATTGTAGAGAAGAAATTAATGTTATTGGATACGGTCCTGCCCCTTCATTGGATTTTATCAGACCGCACGGGCGGCTGCATTGTGATCGAGCCGACACCGGAAGGAATGAAAGTCTATGACAACAAACCTGGAGTGATGACCAACAGCCCTGAATTTCCTTGGCATGTGACCAATCTGCGCCATTATATCGGAATCAGGCCGCAGCAGTCAGAAAGCAAAACATTGGGCGGAATGACATTAACCGCATTCGGGCAAGGCTCAGGAACGATCGGGCTTCCCGGTGATTACACGCCGCCATCCCGATTCATCAGAGCCGCTTATCTGAAAGAGCATTTGGAGCCTGCAGCTCATGAAACGGAAGGGGTCACGGCAGCTTTTCACGTGCTGTCCAATGTGAATATTCCAAAAGGCGCGGTGATCACTGAGGAGAATGAAATTGATTATACGCAGTATACGTCGGTCATGTGCTGTGACACGGGGAACTATTACTTTCATCTGTACGACAACCGGCAGATTCATAAAGTAAGTTTATTCCATGAAGATCTTGACCGTCCGGAGCCGAAAGTATTTGCGGCTGTGGCGGAGCAGAATATACAGGAGCTCAATTAG
- a CDS encoding purine-cytosine permease family protein → MKVERRTIEHIPHHERHGKARDLFPVWFGANMHITTLVTGTLPVTMGLDLLWSIAAIIIGTFIGAIFMASHSAQGPQLGIPQMIQSRAQFGVIGAILPLFLVMFIYLGFFASSTILAAGTLSSYVPIPASWCIIGLSAICFLLTIYGHDLIHKMQKILSWTSFAVFFAATILIFQLPIPSGSWVPGSLDLPVFLVAVSAVATWQLAYAPYVADYSRYLPVKTPASHTFWYSYAGTSVSSIWMMLLGAILTTALPEFTANAGNEIVRLFGPFSFIMLIIVLFGQMAINVFNLYGAFMSTTTTLEPFLKLKVTPKTRVVMILCVTAAGTVLSLLGQSNFMELFLNFIFFISYFLIPWTAINLVDYYFIRRGKYHVKSMFDVNGQYGRINWITAAAFVLSIILEIPFINTSFYIGPLAEIFGGGDIAWIVGLAVPSLLYYFLMKSRLKHKEAPSI, encoded by the coding sequence TTGAAAGTAGAAAGGCGAACGATTGAACATATTCCGCATCATGAAAGACACGGAAAGGCCAGAGATTTGTTTCCCGTTTGGTTCGGGGCGAATATGCATATCACGACGTTAGTCACCGGCACACTGCCCGTTACAATGGGACTCGATCTCTTATGGAGTATCGCCGCCATTATTATCGGAACCTTTATCGGCGCAATTTTTATGGCGTCTCATTCCGCACAAGGACCCCAGCTCGGCATTCCGCAAATGATTCAAAGCCGCGCGCAATTCGGCGTGATCGGAGCGATTCTGCCCCTCTTTTTGGTCATGTTTATTTATCTTGGTTTCTTTGCGAGCAGTACGATTCTCGCAGCCGGCACACTGAGCAGCTATGTCCCGATTCCGGCTTCATGGTGTATTATCGGCTTAAGCGCCATCTGTTTTTTACTCACGATTTACGGTCATGATCTGATTCACAAAATGCAGAAAATCCTCTCTTGGACCTCCTTTGCCGTTTTTTTTGCAGCAACGATTCTTATTTTTCAACTGCCGATTCCCTCAGGAAGCTGGGTACCCGGCTCATTAGATCTGCCTGTTTTCTTAGTGGCGGTCAGCGCGGTGGCGACATGGCAGCTGGCATACGCGCCATATGTGGCAGATTACTCCCGCTATCTGCCGGTCAAAACACCGGCATCGCATACTTTCTGGTACAGCTATGCAGGCACATCAGTCAGTTCCATCTGGATGATGCTTCTCGGCGCTATTTTGACGACGGCGCTCCCGGAATTTACCGCTAATGCAGGAAATGAGATTGTCCGATTGTTCGGTCCGTTTTCCTTTATTATGCTGATCATTGTCTTGTTCGGGCAAATGGCGATCAACGTCTTTAATTTATACGGAGCCTTTATGTCAACCACGACCACCTTGGAGCCGTTTTTGAAACTGAAGGTGACGCCGAAAACAAGAGTGGTGATGATCCTTTGTGTCACGGCAGCGGGTACTGTGTTAAGTCTCTTGGGCCAAAGCAACTTCATGGAACTGTTTTTAAATTTTATCTTTTTCATCAGTTATTTCTTAATTCCATGGACGGCGATCAACCTCGTGGATTACTATTTCATCCGCCGCGGAAAATACCACGTCAAATCGATGTTTGACGTAAACGGACAATACGGCAGGATCAACTGGATTACAGCGGCCGCCTTCGTTTTGTCGATTATTTTAGAAATCCCGTTCATCAATACATCCTTTTACATCGGACCGCTCGCAGAAATATTCGGCGGAGGCGACATTGCCTGGATCGTCGGCCTGGCCGTGCCGTCGCTGCTGTATTATTTCCTGATGAAATCAAGGTTGAAACATAAAGAGGCGCCTTCCATATAA